The nucleotide window ATATGAGGTGCACCCACACCTCGGGGCGGTAGATTTCCTCCACCAGCACCATCAGCGGCACCACGATGTGCCCCACCAGCAGGATGGTGGCATAGGGCGGGGCATCGTCGGCGCGGTGGTGGTACAGCTCCTCGCCGCAGTCCGGGCAATAGGGCGAGACCTTGAGATAGCTGGAGAACAGGCGCCCGCGGCCGCAGGCGGGGCAACGGCCGCGTGCGCCGCGCAGCAGCGCCTCGGGAACGGCGCGGGTGCGGGCAGGAGGCGGGCCATTGGGCCGGGCAGGCGGCTCTTGCGGCGCACGGTCCCGCGCCTCCCCCGGCTCGGAGCCGGCGAGGGTTGTCGTTACCGTCATGGTCGCAGGCGTGTCCACCGTCGAACCCCCTTCAGACCCCCATCAGGTCGCGATTTACGGGCGCGACCGTCCCTTTCCCTGCGGGCCTTTGCCCGGATGACCGCTGCCGGCATGCCGTCCGGCCGGACCCTGCCGGGCGCCGCCTTTCGGAAAGCCGCCCTTTGGCGCGCCACCCTTGGCACCGCCCCGCCGGAGCGGGCCGGGACGCCCGCGCGGCCCCTTTACATAGGAGCCTTCCGTCAGAAGCTCAAACCGCAGGGCGCCGGCCACCGGCGCCGCCTCCACCAGCTTGACCTCCACCCGGTCGCCGATGCGGTGCATTTCGCCGCTCCGCTCGCCCACCAGGGCCTGCCGGGTTTCGTCGTAGCGATAATAATCCTGCCCCAGCGTTGAGGCCGGAATGAAGCCATCTGCCCCGGTAATGTCGAGCGCGACGAAGAGTCCCGCCTTGGTGGCCCCGGTGATGCGGGCGTTGAAGGTGGCGCCGATCTGGTCGGCCAGATGATGGGCGATGAGCCGGTCCACGGTCTCCCGTTCGGCCGCCATGGCGCGGCGCTCGGTGACGGAGATGGCGGCTGCCACTTCGCCCAGCGTCGCGGTGGTCGCGTCGGGAGGCAGGCCGTCGGAGCCGAAATCCATGGCCCGCACCAGGCCGCGATGCACCACCAGATCCGCATAGCGGCGGATCGGCGAGGTGAAATGGGCGTAGCGGCGCAGGTTCAGGCCGAAATGCCCGTAATTCTCCGAGGCATATTCCGCCTGGCTCTGGCTGCGCAGGATCACCTGGTTGACCAACGGCGCCGCGTCGGTGTCCTTCACCTGCGCCAGGATGCGGTTGAAGTGGGAGGGCCGCACCTGGTCGATCTTGGCCAGGGCGATGTCCAGGGTCTTCAGGAATTCCCGCAGGTTGGAGAGCTTCTCCAGCGAGGGGCCGTCATGGACGCGGTAGATGAGGGGGGTCTTCTTCTCCTCCAGCGTCTCGGCGGCGGCCACATTGGCGAGGATCATGAACTCCTCGATGAGCCGGTGGGCGTCGAGCCGCTCCGGCACCACCACGCGGTCCACGGTGCCGTCTTCCTTCAGCACGATCTTGCGCTCGGGCAGGTCGAGGTCGAGGGGCTGGCGGGCGTCGCGGGCTTTCTTCACGCAGTCATAGGCGGCGTAGAGCGGCTTCAGCACGCCGTTGAGCAGCGGGTCGGTGGTGTCGTCGGTGCGGCCCTCGATGGCGTTCTGGGCCTGGGCATAGGCGAGCTTGCCCGCCGAGCGCATGAGGATGCGGTGGAAGGTGTGGTGGCGCTTCCTGCCGTCCGCGCCGATGATCATGCGCACCGCCAGCGCCGGGCGGTCCTCCTTCGGGCGCAGCGAGCACAGGTCGTTGGAGATGCGCTCCGGCAGCATGGGCACCACGCGGTCCGGGAAATACACCGAATTGCCGCGGATCAGCGCCTCGCGGTCCAGCGGCGAGCCGGGACGCACATAGGCCGACACATCGGCGATAGCGACCGTGACGATGAAGCCGCCGTCGTTGGCCGGATCGTCGTCGGCCACGGCGTGGACGGCATCGTCATGGTCCTTGGCGTCGGGTGGGTCGATGGTGACGAGGGGCACATCGCGCCAGTCCTCGCGGCCGCGCGGGGTGACGGGTTTTGCCGCCTCGGCCTCCTTCAGCACCGCCTCGGGGAAGACGTGGGGGATGGCGTGGGCGTGCAGCGCGATCAGGCTCACCGCCTTCTCGGAGCTCAGCGAACCCAGCTTTTCCTTCACCCGCGCGGTGGGCAGGCCGAACACCCGCTGGCGCATCAATTCGACGGTGACGAGGTCGCCATCCCTGGCCTCGTGCTCGGCGCCTGGGGGCACCTGAAGCTCGCGGCCGAGCTGCTTCTTGTCGATGGGGATGATGCGCCCGCCGCCTTCCCCGCCGGGGGCGGCACGGAAGATGCCGATGGTCTGCCTGCGCGCCTTCTCCAGCACCTTGATGACGCGGCCCA belongs to Xanthobacter autotrophicus Py2 and includes:
- a CDS encoding protein of unknown function DUF983 (PFAM: protein of unknown function DUF983~KEGG: rpe:RPE_3381 protein of unknown function DUF983); protein product: MDTPATMTVTTTLAGSEPGEARDRAPQEPPARPNGPPPARTRAVPEALLRGARGRCPACGRGRLFSSYLKVSPYCPDCGEELYHHRADDAPPYATILLVGHIVVPLMVLVEEIYRPEVWVHLILWLPLTLALCLILLPPLKGMLVSLQWALRMHGFDPQSPEREGPPDGVVPVVRAVRPVR
- a CDS encoding ribonuclease R (TIGRFAM: VacB and RNase II family 3'-5' exoribonuclease; ribonuclease R~PFAM: ribonuclease II; RNA binding S1 domain protein~KEGG: rpb:RPB_2418 exoribonuclease R) — encoded protein: MPTKEQVLAFIATQSGEVGKREIARAFGLNAAQKIELKSLLRDLADTGTVERSRRRLHVPGALPGVVLADIVSRDGDGELIAVPVEWDTETQGDAPPILVQVPRRAVGPAPGLADRVLLRIVEGSIEHGVAHVGRVIKVLEKARRQTIGIFRAAPGGEGGGRIIPIDKKQLGRELQVPPGAEHEARDGDLVTVELMRQRVFGLPTARVKEKLGSLSSEKAVSLIALHAHAIPHVFPEAVLKEAEAAKPVTPRGREDWRDVPLVTIDPPDAKDHDDAVHAVADDDPANDGGFIVTVAIADVSAYVRPGSPLDREALIRGNSVYFPDRVVPMLPERISNDLCSLRPKEDRPALAVRMIIGADGRKRHHTFHRILMRSAGKLAYAQAQNAIEGRTDDTTDPLLNGVLKPLYAAYDCVKKARDARQPLDLDLPERKIVLKEDGTVDRVVVPERLDAHRLIEEFMILANVAAAETLEEKKTPLIYRVHDGPSLEKLSNLREFLKTLDIALAKIDQVRPSHFNRILAQVKDTDAAPLVNQVILRSQSQAEYASENYGHFGLNLRRYAHFTSPIRRYADLVVHRGLVRAMDFGSDGLPPDATTATLGEVAAAISVTERRAMAAERETVDRLIAHHLADQIGATFNARITGATKAGLFVALDITGADGFIPASTLGQDYYRYDETRQALVGERSGEMHRIGDRVEVKLVEAAPVAGALRFELLTEGSYVKGPRGRPGPLRRGGAKGGAPKGGFPKGGARQGPAGRHAGSGHPGKGPQGKGRSRP